A stretch of the Panthera uncia isolate 11264 chromosome D1, Puncia_PCG_1.0, whole genome shotgun sequence genome encodes the following:
- the LOC125932034 gene encoding phospholipase A and acyltransferase 4-like: MMSKGKRKQNSTLVQQPAHQWQTPPAMSCGHGSGDLLGASFSIICSVLSSKAVVRLELLRDVVGHCRYRVNNHLDPKYKPRPVNVIIYSAKKKIGEEMEYRLLGKNCEDFVTDLRYGVPHSRQVEHTLIGGGVSLGLGILGMVGYSLVKT, from the exons ATGATGTCAAAAGGAAAGCGAAAGCAAAACTCAACTTTGGTGCAACAGCCGGCTCACCAGTGGCAAACACCACCAGCCATGAGCTGTGGCCATGGCTCAG GTGACCTCCTGGGGGCCAGCTTCTCCATCATCTGCTCCGTTCTGAGCAGCAAGGCGGTGGTGAGACTAGAGCTCCTGCGGGACGTGGTGGGGCACTGCCGCTATAGGGTCAACAACCACTTGGACCCCAAGTACAAACCACGGCCTGTGAACGTGATCATCTATTCTGCGAAGAAGAAGATTGGTGAGGAGATGGAGTACAGGCTTCTGGGCAAGAACTGTGAGGATTTTGTCACCGATCTGAGATACGGTGTGCCCCACAGCAGGCAG GTGGAACATACCCTGATTGGAGGAGGGGTGTCCCTGGGACTCGGCATTCTGGGCATGGTTGGCTACTCGCTTGTGAAGACATGA